The Candidatus Eisenbacteria bacterium genome includes a region encoding these proteins:
- a CDS encoding DUF1993 family protein: EAREALQKVTPGEVNALQGKDVVFQLRDFKLPFTAEGFLLSFSLPNFYFHATTAYDILRMKGVPIGKRDYMGPMRLKS; encoded by the coding sequence GAGGCGCGGGAGGCGTTGCAGAAGGTGACGCCCGGGGAGGTGAACGCGCTCCAAGGCAAGGACGTTGTCTTCCAGCTCCGCGACTTCAAGCTGCCGTTCACGGCCGAGGGATTCCTCTTGTCGTTCTCGCTGCCCAACTTCTACTTCCACGCCACGACGGCGTACGACATCCTGCGTATGAAGGGCGTCCCGATCGGTAAGCGCGATTACATGGGACCGATGCGGCTGAAGAGCTGA
- a CDS encoding cytochrome P450 codes for MAIPEMTPSAPALDDPDFYLADPHAAFRWMRRHAPVYRCERARLWAISKHADIMQVSRDPETFCSARGILIHDDLRGETPMQTPPSIIHMDPPQHNRYRKLVSRAFTPGMVAGLEGRIRAIARESLDAIRSGETHDFVEAVAVPLPMLVIADMLGVAAEDRDAFKRWSDAIIAAADTGASPESMEHVGALFAYFHGRLGERRDRPQNDLLSALAAAEMDGDRLADQEVLMFCMTLLVAGNETTRNLISGGAKALMDFPDERRALVAHPDRLPGAVEEMLRWVTPIRSFARTATRDTEIRGQRIAAGDYALLLYASGNRDEEVFGPTAGVFDVGRPADAMHVAFGFGEHFCLGASLARLEARVLFEELLDRFPDFSLAGDIVPLRSTLMNGLVRMPVTFGGRTPK; via the coding sequence ATGGCGATCCCCGAGATGACCCCTTCGGCGCCGGCGCTGGACGACCCCGACTTCTACCTCGCCGATCCGCACGCGGCGTTCCGCTGGATGCGCCGGCATGCTCCCGTGTATCGGTGCGAGCGCGCGCGGCTCTGGGCGATCTCCAAGCATGCCGACATCATGCAGGTCTCGCGCGACCCGGAGACCTTCTGCTCCGCGCGAGGCATCCTGATCCACGATGATCTGCGCGGCGAGACGCCGATGCAGACGCCGCCGTCGATCATCCACATGGATCCGCCGCAGCACAATCGCTATCGCAAGCTCGTGAGCCGCGCGTTCACGCCGGGGATGGTGGCAGGTCTCGAGGGGCGCATCCGGGCGATCGCCCGAGAGAGCCTCGACGCCATCCGATCCGGCGAGACGCACGATTTCGTCGAGGCGGTCGCCGTCCCGCTGCCGATGCTCGTCATCGCCGACATGCTCGGCGTCGCGGCCGAGGATCGGGATGCCTTCAAGCGGTGGTCCGACGCGATCATCGCCGCTGCGGATACCGGGGCGTCGCCCGAGTCGATGGAGCACGTGGGCGCGCTGTTCGCGTACTTCCACGGGAGGCTCGGCGAACGCCGCGACCGGCCGCAGAACGACCTCCTCTCGGCGCTCGCGGCCGCGGAGATGGACGGCGACCGGCTCGCGGACCAGGAGGTCCTCATGTTCTGCATGACGCTGCTCGTCGCGGGGAACGAGACGACGCGCAACCTCATCTCCGGCGGCGCGAAGGCCCTGATGGACTTCCCGGACGAACGCCGTGCCCTCGTGGCGCACCCGGATCGCCTGCCGGGCGCCGTCGAGGAGATGCTGCGCTGGGTGACGCCGATCCGCAGCTTCGCGCGCACCGCGACCCGCGACACCGAGATCCGCGGTCAACGGATCGCAGCCGGCGACTACGCGCTCCTCCTGTACGCATCGGGCAACCGCGACGAGGAGGTCTTCGGCCCCACTGCCGGCGTGTTCGACGTCGGCCGCCCCGCCGACGCGATGCACGTCGCCTTCGGGTTCGGCGAGCACTTCTGCCTGGGCGCGAGCCTCGCACGGCTCGAGGCGCGCGTGCTGTTCGAGGAGCTCCTCGACCGCTTCCCCGACTTCTCGCTCGCGGGCGACATCGTGCCGCTGCGTTCGACGCTCATGAACGGCCTCGTCCGCATGCCCGTCACCTTCGGCGGACGGACGCCGAAATGA